One genomic region from Cellulomonas hominis encodes:
- the secA gene encoding preprotein translocase subunit SecA: MPAILEKVLRLGEGRILKKLSGIAQQVNALEDSFTALSDAELREETDRFRARLAEGETLDDLMAEAFAAVREAARRTLGQRHFDVQLMGGAALHLGNIAEMKTGEGKTLVATAPAYLNALTGKGVHVVTVNDYLAGYQADLMGRVYRFLGLTTGVILQGQTPAERRVQYAADITYGTNNEFGFDFLRDNMAWSTNELVQRGHHFAIVDEVDSILIDEARTPLIISGPASGDANRWYAEFAKVVRRLQPERDYEVDEKKRTIGVLEPGIERVEDYLGIENLYESLNTPLIGFLNNAIKAKELFKRDKDYIVDKGEVLIVDEHTGRVLPGRRYNEGMHQAIEAKEGVQIKAENQTLATITLQNYFRLYEKLSGMTGTAETEAAEFQGTYKLGVVPIPTNRSMQRIDQADLVYKAEEGKFDAVVADIVERHANGQPVLVGTTSVEKSELLSRKLRKAGVPHEVLNAKQHAREASIVAQAGRKGAVTVATNMAGRGTDIMLGGNAEFMAVADLAARGLDPNENPEEYEAAWPAALEKSKAAVAAEHDEVVELGGLYVLGTERHESRRIDNQLRGRSGRQGDPGESRFYLSLQDDLMRLFNSGMAESMMTRAGFPDDLPLESKIVTRGIRSAQSQVEARNFEIRKNVLKYDDVLSRQREVIYEQRRRVLEGEDLQDQVQNFLEDVLDDYVTAATAGGHPEDWDLDQLWTSLKSVYPVSIEVEEVVEQAGGLGRVTPELLKAELLSDARIAYEEREKSLGEANMRQLERRVVLSVLDRKWREHLYEMDYLKEGIGLRAMAQRDPLIEYQREGFQLFQAMTDSIKEEAVGFLFNLEVKVAEPAAPAAEGAAAGAAPTDGATDGTPAAAAPVLVAKGIDGPEQRTPLQYSAPSVDGDAGTQVTRGGRRAAGPAASAPGAPAAAGAPETAGDDAAGNREARRKAAKQQRRRG, translated from the coding sequence GTGCCTGCGATCCTCGAGAAGGTCCTCCGCCTGGGCGAGGGACGGATCCTCAAGAAGCTGTCGGGCATCGCCCAGCAGGTCAACGCGCTGGAGGACAGCTTCACGGCGCTGTCCGACGCCGAGCTGCGCGAGGAGACCGACCGGTTCCGGGCCCGGCTCGCCGAGGGCGAGACGCTGGACGACCTGATGGCGGAGGCGTTCGCCGCGGTGCGCGAGGCGGCGCGTCGCACGCTCGGCCAGCGGCACTTCGACGTGCAGCTCATGGGCGGCGCGGCCCTGCACCTCGGGAACATCGCCGAGATGAAGACCGGTGAGGGCAAGACGCTGGTCGCCACGGCCCCCGCGTACCTCAACGCCCTGACCGGCAAGGGCGTGCACGTCGTCACGGTCAACGACTACCTCGCGGGCTACCAGGCCGACCTCATGGGCCGCGTCTACCGGTTCCTCGGCCTGACCACCGGCGTCATCCTCCAGGGCCAGACCCCGGCCGAGCGCCGCGTGCAGTACGCCGCCGACATCACGTACGGCACGAACAACGAGTTCGGCTTCGACTTCCTGCGCGACAACATGGCGTGGAGCACGAACGAGCTCGTGCAGCGCGGCCACCACTTCGCGATCGTGGACGAGGTCGACTCCATCCTCATCGACGAGGCCCGCACCCCGCTGATCATCTCCGGCCCCGCCTCCGGCGACGCGAACCGCTGGTACGCCGAGTTCGCCAAGGTCGTCCGCCGGCTGCAGCCCGAGCGCGACTACGAGGTCGACGAGAAGAAGCGCACGATCGGAGTCCTGGAGCCAGGCATCGAGCGCGTCGAGGACTACCTCGGCATCGAGAACCTGTACGAGTCGCTGAACACCCCGCTGATCGGGTTCCTCAACAACGCCATCAAGGCGAAGGAGCTCTTCAAGCGCGACAAGGACTACATCGTCGACAAGGGCGAGGTCCTCATCGTCGACGAGCACACCGGCCGCGTCCTGCCGGGTCGCCGCTACAACGAGGGCATGCACCAGGCCATCGAGGCCAAGGAGGGCGTGCAGATCAAGGCGGAGAACCAGACGCTCGCCACGATCACCCTGCAGAACTACTTCCGCCTGTACGAGAAGCTCTCCGGCATGACCGGTACCGCCGAGACCGAGGCGGCCGAGTTCCAGGGCACGTACAAGCTCGGCGTGGTGCCGATCCCGACCAACCGCTCGATGCAGCGCATCGACCAGGCCGACCTCGTCTACAAGGCCGAGGAGGGCAAGTTCGACGCGGTCGTCGCGGACATCGTCGAGCGGCACGCGAACGGCCAGCCGGTGCTCGTCGGCACGACCAGCGTCGAGAAGTCCGAGCTGCTGTCCCGCAAGCTCCGCAAGGCGGGCGTCCCGCACGAGGTGCTGAACGCGAAGCAGCACGCGCGTGAGGCCTCGATCGTCGCGCAGGCCGGGCGCAAGGGCGCCGTGACCGTGGCCACCAACATGGCCGGCCGCGGGACCGACATCATGCTCGGCGGCAACGCGGAGTTCATGGCGGTCGCCGACCTCGCCGCCCGGGGCCTCGACCCGAACGAGAACCCGGAGGAGTACGAGGCCGCCTGGCCCGCCGCCCTCGAGAAGTCCAAGGCGGCCGTCGCGGCCGAGCACGACGAGGTCGTGGAGCTCGGCGGCCTGTACGTCCTGGGCACCGAGCGGCACGAGTCCCGCCGCATCGACAACCAGCTCCGTGGCCGCTCCGGCCGGCAGGGCGACCCGGGCGAGTCCCGGTTCTACCTCTCGCTGCAGGACGACCTGATGCGCCTGTTCAACTCCGGCATGGCGGAGTCGATGATGACGCGCGCCGGGTTCCCCGACGACCTGCCGCTGGAGTCGAAGATCGTCACGCGCGGCATCCGGTCCGCGCAGTCCCAGGTCGAGGCCCGGAACTTCGAGATCCGCAAGAACGTCCTCAAGTACGACGACGTGCTGTCCCGGCAGCGCGAGGTCATCTACGAGCAGCGTCGCCGCGTGCTCGAGGGCGAGGACCTGCAGGACCAGGTGCAGAACTTCCTCGAGGACGTGCTGGACGACTACGTGACCGCCGCGACCGCGGGCGGCCACCCGGAGGACTGGGACCTCGACCAGCTCTGGACGTCGCTCAAGTCCGTGTACCCCGTCTCGATCGAGGTCGAGGAGGTCGTCGAGCAGGCCGGCGGGCTCGGGCGGGTCACGCCCGAGCTGCTCAAGGCCGAGCTGCTGTCCGACGCGCGGATCGCGTACGAGGAGCGCGAGAAGTCGCTCGGCGAGGCGAACATGCGCCAGCTCGAGCGCCGCGTCGTGCTGTCCGTGCTGGACCGCAAGTGGCGCGAGCACCTCTACGAGATGGACTACCTCAAGGAGGGCATCGGCCTGCGGGCGATGGCCCAGCGCGACCCGCTGATCGAGTACCAGCGCGAGGGCTTCCAGCTCTTCCAGGCGATGACGGACTCCATCAAGGAGGAGGCCGTCGGGTTCCTGTTCAACCTCGAGGTCAAGGTCGCCGAGCCCGCCGCCCCGGCAGCGGAGGGCGCCGCTGCCGGTGCCGCCCCCACGGACGGCGCGACCGACGGCACCCCGGCGGCCGCCGCGCCGGTGCTCGTGGCGAAGGGCATCGACGGCCCCGAGCAGCGGACACCGCTGCAGTACTCGGCGCCGAGCGTCGACGGTGACGCGGGGACCCAGGTGACGCGCGGCGGGCGGCGTGCCGCCGGTCCGGCCGCGTCGGCCCCCGGCGCCCCCGCGGCCGCCGGCGCCCCCGAGACGGCCGGCGACGACGCCGCGGGCAACCGCGAGGCGCGCCGGAAGGCGGCCAAGCAGCAGCGCCGCCGGGGCTGA
- the hisN gene encoding histidinol-phosphatase: protein MTRYDDDLRLAHVIADQVDGLTMSRFKAQDLRVETKPDLTPVSDADRAAEELIRTQLSRTRPRDAVHGEEMPDTGHGPRRWVVDPIDGTKNFVRGVPVWATLIALLDGDEVVVGLVSAPALGRRWWAAQGSGAWTGRSLASATRLQVSEVGRLQDASLSYSSLGGWEEQGRLDHFLDLTRRVWRTRAYGDFWSHVLVAEGAVDLSAEPELALHDMAALVPIVTEAGGRFTSVQGVDGPFGGSALVSNGRLHHAALQVLDPLLDD, encoded by the coding sequence ATGACCCGGTACGACGACGACCTGCGCCTCGCCCACGTGATCGCCGACCAGGTGGACGGCCTCACGATGTCGCGCTTCAAGGCGCAGGACCTCCGGGTCGAGACCAAGCCCGACCTGACGCCCGTGTCGGACGCCGACCGCGCGGCCGAGGAGCTCATCCGCACGCAGCTGTCCCGGACCCGGCCGCGGGACGCCGTGCACGGCGAGGAGATGCCGGACACCGGGCACGGGCCGCGCCGCTGGGTGGTCGACCCCATCGACGGCACGAAGAACTTCGTGCGGGGCGTCCCCGTCTGGGCGACGCTCATCGCGCTGCTCGACGGCGACGAGGTCGTCGTCGGGCTCGTGAGCGCCCCGGCGCTGGGCCGGCGCTGGTGGGCGGCGCAGGGCTCCGGCGCGTGGACCGGCCGGTCGCTGGCGTCCGCGACCCGGCTCCAGGTCTCGGAGGTCGGCCGGCTGCAGGACGCGTCGCTGTCCTACTCCAGCCTGGGCGGCTGGGAGGAGCAGGGCCGGCTCGACCACTTCCTCGACCTGACGCGGCGCGTCTGGCGGACCCGCGCCTACGGGGACTTCTGGTCGCACGTCCTGGTCGCCGAGGGCGCCGTCGACCTGTCCGCCGAGCCCGAGCTCGCGCTGCACGACATGGCGGCGCTCGTCCCGATCGTCACGGAGGCCGGCGGGCGGTTCACGTCCGTGCAGGGCGTGGACGGACCGTTCGGCGGGTCGGCGCTGGTCTCCAACGGCCGGCTGCACCACGCCGCGCTGCAGGTCCTGGACCCGCTGCTCGACGACTGA
- a CDS encoding HNH endonuclease signature motif containing protein: MASDLHEHPDGDPAAGVVLPRYGDDGRCLTEYGLDPEAGGARTAQQRQIEAIAACPPGPELDAWLRGLDLSVLPAGVVVEVVAAWDRMESSAHAGKLAAVAELVVRPTMDPDRTPGRGVAPVGRERVVAGEVGMRLRLPVLTASRVVRDAVLLDGLLQATGQALATGHVDARKADTLVRRARDLPYEATLAVEDAVLPDADQCSHAQFEQRVEHAIALVDAEGAALRHATAREGRRVTHPRRRPDGMAAMWCVLSAADAARLDGVLDHTARAARALGDPRTLDQLRADGLRDLIVGDVPAVEGPAFEVRLHPPARRPVPVDRAWTTPGGPTHARPMAPEPTATITPIPAPMPVPLPTPELAPDAATARAADEAPADPGTGGTPPADTAGTRVPAASATSDTPDLATRAHRNRAGSTPDAADLAARAHRTRTTNGCGTCGGRPGAQVRVTIAASTLLGLDNQPGDLEGYGAIDAVTARALAAGGDWQRILTDPLTEQTLDVGRRRYRPPVALDEHVRVRDKTCAAPGCTVPATRADLDHTIEYHPQPGAPPDTPLGGTDAGNLGPLCRAHHRLKTVGGFRLRQIAPGLFEWITPTGHRYLVRPGTGRSLHTTTVPHDAEPPF; the protein is encoded by the coding sequence ATGGCATCTGACCTGCACGAACACCCCGACGGTGATCCCGCCGCGGGTGTGGTGCTGCCCCGGTACGGGGACGACGGTCGGTGCCTGACGGAGTACGGGCTCGACCCGGAAGCGGGCGGAGCACGGACGGCGCAGCAGCGGCAGATCGAGGCGATCGCGGCGTGCCCGCCGGGGCCCGAGCTGGATGCGTGGTTGCGGGGTCTGGACCTGTCGGTGCTGCCCGCCGGGGTCGTGGTCGAGGTGGTGGCCGCCTGGGACCGGATGGAGTCCTCCGCGCACGCCGGCAAGCTCGCCGCGGTGGCCGAGCTGGTGGTGCGCCCGACGATGGACCCCGACCGCACCCCGGGGCGTGGTGTGGCGCCGGTGGGGCGGGAGCGGGTGGTGGCCGGTGAGGTGGGGATGCGGTTGCGGTTGCCGGTGCTGACCGCCAGCCGGGTGGTGCGTGATGCGGTGCTGCTGGACGGGCTGCTGCAGGCGACCGGGCAGGCGCTGGCGACCGGGCATGTGGATGCCCGTAAGGCGGACACTCTGGTGCGTCGGGCACGGGACCTGCCGTATGAGGCGACGTTGGCGGTAGAGGATGCGGTGCTGCCGGACGCGGACCAGTGCTCGCACGCGCAGTTCGAGCAGCGGGTGGAGCACGCGATCGCCCTGGTGGACGCCGAGGGTGCCGCGCTGCGGCACGCCACGGCCCGCGAGGGTCGGCGGGTGACGCACCCGCGGCGGCGGCCGGACGGGATGGCCGCGATGTGGTGCGTGCTGAGCGCCGCGGACGCGGCCCGCCTGGACGGGGTGCTGGACCACACCGCCCGCGCCGCCCGCGCCCTGGGTGATCCCCGCACCCTGGACCAGCTGCGCGCCGACGGCCTGCGCGACCTGATCGTCGGCGACGTCCCGGCGGTGGAGGGTCCGGCGTTCGAGGTCCGCCTCCACCCGCCCGCGCGGCGGCCGGTGCCGGTCGACCGGGCGTGGACCACCCCGGGTGGGCCGACGCACGCGCGCCCGATGGCACCCGAGCCGACCGCCACGATCACCCCCATCCCCGCCCCGATGCCCGTCCCGCTCCCCACGCCGGAGCTCGCGCCTGACGCGGCCACCGCTCGTGCGGCTGACGAGGCGCCTGCCGATCCCGGCACCGGCGGCACACCACCAGCCGACACCGCGGGCACCCGGGTGCCCGCCGCCTCCGCTACCTCGGACACCCCAGACCTCGCCACCCGGGCCCACCGCAACCGCGCCGGCTCCACTCCCGACGCCGCAGACCTCGCCGCCCGCGCCCACCGCACCCGCACCACCAACGGCTGCGGCACGTGCGGCGGCCGCCCGGGCGCCCAGGTGCGGGTCACGATCGCCGCCTCCACCCTGCTCGGACTGGACAATCAACCCGGGGACCTCGAGGGGTACGGGGCCATCGACGCGGTCACCGCCCGCGCCCTGGCCGCCGGAGGCGACTGGCAGCGGATCCTGACCGACCCGCTCACCGAGCAGACCCTCGACGTCGGACGCCGCCGGTACCGACCACCGGTCGCGTTGGACGAGCACGTGCGCGTGCGGGACAAGACCTGCGCCGCACCGGGCTGCACCGTGCCCGCCACCCGCGCGGACCTGGACCACACGATCGAGTACCACCCACAACCCGGCGCCCCACCGGACACACCCCTGGGTGGCACCGACGCGGGCAACCTCGGCCCGCTGTGCCGCGCCCACCACCGCCTCAAGACCGTCGGCGGGTTCCGGCTGCGGCAGATCGCACCCGGCCTGTTCGAGTGGATCACCCCCACCGGCCACCGCTACCTCGTACGCCCCGGCACCGGACGCTCCCTCCACACGACCACCGTCCCCCACGACGCCGAACCCCCGTTCTGA
- a CDS encoding Rv3235 family protein gives MSAAVEVRLVPDLDPLPHAEPPPVTAITAVPRAGAAAGGRASSAQAGASGSAGSPVRSSSADRPVPPEPPPGACQPVVERLGAGRLAAYSHIPPERPAPATVVAVPLLPSAPSAGGSASLDPRQACCMVALAAVEVLAGTRPLAQLARWVTPEVYDALARRAALTAPRTRVLDPTAATADLQSGDGPQVRRPSVRRVRACAVGPHSLEASVVVSHADRVRAVAVRLTRSTGRWRASALVVG, from the coding sequence ATGAGCGCCGCGGTCGAGGTCCGCCTCGTCCCCGACCTCGACCCGCTGCCTCACGCCGAGCCTCCACCGGTGACCGCGATCACGGCCGTCCCCCGGGCCGGAGCCGCGGCCGGAGGACGCGCCTCGTCGGCGCAGGCAGGCGCCAGCGGGTCCGCGGGGTCCCCGGTGCGCTCGTCGTCCGCAGACCGGCCGGTGCCCCCGGAGCCGCCCCCGGGTGCGTGCCAGCCCGTCGTCGAGCGGCTCGGCGCGGGTCGTCTCGCCGCCTACAGCCACATCCCGCCCGAGCGGCCGGCGCCTGCCACCGTGGTCGCCGTCCCGCTGCTGCCGTCCGCCCCGTCCGCCGGCGGCTCGGCCTCGCTCGACCCCCGGCAGGCGTGCTGCATGGTCGCGCTCGCCGCCGTGGAGGTGCTCGCGGGCACCCGTCCGCTCGCCCAGCTGGCCCGCTGGGTCACGCCCGAGGTCTACGACGCGCTGGCCCGCCGGGCCGCCCTGACCGCTCCGCGCACCCGCGTGCTCGACCCCACCGCGGCGACGGCCGACCTGCAGAGCGGGGACGGCCCCCAGGTCCGGCGCCCGTCGGTGCGGCGCGTCCGGGCGTGCGCGGTCGGGCCGCACTCCCTGGAGGCCTCGGTGGTCGTCTCGCACGCGGACCGGGTCCGCGCGGTCGCGGTCCGGCTGACGCGGAGCACCGGGCGCTGGCGCGCGTCGGCCCTCGTGGTGGGCTGA
- a CDS encoding DUF6912 family protein, whose translation MRLYLPATLDELDDLLRAGTPLAAPRRAHGVTPALAALLPDEDEEGVEFAAQLMAADDALVLLASRPDAPGLRLVVTVEVPDDAVRDGAPEEGTGVDDEAASLVTLTAPAGLGLVVCAHVDEPAARDEVARALDGDDEALDALAERDLLWYDVSELDRIPR comes from the coding sequence GTGCGCCTCTACCTGCCTGCCACCCTGGACGAGCTCGACGACCTGCTGCGTGCCGGCACCCCGCTCGCGGCCCCCCGCCGCGCGCACGGGGTGACCCCGGCCCTCGCGGCGCTGCTGCCGGACGAGGACGAGGAGGGCGTGGAGTTCGCCGCGCAGCTCATGGCCGCGGACGACGCCCTCGTGCTGCTCGCCTCCCGGCCCGACGCACCGGGCCTGCGGCTGGTGGTCACGGTCGAGGTGCCCGACGACGCGGTGCGCGACGGCGCCCCGGAGGAGGGCACCGGGGTGGACGACGAGGCGGCGAGCCTCGTGACCCTGACCGCTCCGGCGGGGCTGGGCCTCGTGGTGTGCGCGCACGTCGACGAGCCCGCGGCGCGCGACGAGGTGGCGCGGGCGCTCGACGGCGACGACGAGGCGCTGGACGCCCTGGCCGAGCGGGACCTGCTCTGGTACGACGTGTCGGAGCTCGACCGCATCCCCCGCTGA
- a CDS encoding winged helix-turn-helix domain-containing protein produces MVTESLVAAPRIARRAGTAHRPGGALSLSQARRVALRAQGLDRPRPERTGPATMRHLQQVVDRVGLLQIDSVNVLARAHLMPTYSRIGPYDTALLDRASGRAPRRLVETWAHEASYVPPETYALLGWRRRAYLDHAWGVIREAPLRFSPLVDEILAMITEDGPLTASEVHARVESDHPRTRSEWGWNWTAAKRVLEYLFFTGQVASARRNAQFERCYDLTERVLPPHVLAAPEPDHDEALRSLLSIAARAHGVASERCLLDYFRLKGPRARGAVQDLVADGTLVPVRVAGWDRPVYLDAQADLPRRATGRALLSPFDPLVFERRRLEELFGLRYRIEIYVPEAQRVHGYYVLPFLRGERLAALVDLKADRGAGLLRVHAAHEPPGGAGEAHGEEGPAAVAADLAVELRLLAGWLGLEDVVVGDRGGEPKGSLAGALTGALAAG; encoded by the coding sequence ATGGTCACCGAGTCCCTCGTCGCGGCGCCGCGCATCGCCCGCCGTGCCGGCACCGCGCACCGTCCCGGCGGCGCCCTGTCGCTGTCCCAGGCCCGCCGCGTGGCGCTGCGCGCCCAGGGGCTCGACCGCCCCCGTCCAGAGCGGACCGGTCCGGCGACGATGCGGCACCTGCAGCAGGTCGTGGACCGGGTGGGCCTGCTGCAGATCGACTCGGTGAACGTGCTCGCCCGGGCGCATCTCATGCCCACGTACTCCCGCATCGGCCCGTACGACACCGCCCTGCTCGACCGCGCCTCGGGGCGTGCCCCGCGCCGCCTGGTGGAGACGTGGGCGCACGAGGCGTCGTACGTCCCGCCGGAGACCTACGCGCTGCTCGGCTGGCGGCGGCGCGCGTACCTCGACCACGCATGGGGCGTGATCCGGGAGGCGCCGCTGCGGTTCTCGCCGCTCGTCGACGAGATCCTCGCGATGATCACCGAGGACGGCCCGCTGACCGCGAGCGAGGTGCACGCCCGGGTCGAGTCCGATCACCCGCGCACGCGTTCGGAGTGGGGTTGGAACTGGACCGCGGCCAAGCGCGTGCTGGAGTACCTCTTCTTCACCGGCCAGGTCGCCTCGGCCCGGCGCAACGCGCAGTTCGAGCGCTGCTACGACCTCACGGAGAGGGTGCTCCCGCCGCACGTGCTCGCCGCGCCCGAGCCGGACCACGACGAGGCGCTCCGGAGCCTGCTCAGCATCGCGGCGCGCGCGCACGGGGTGGCGTCGGAGCGCTGCCTGCTCGACTACTTCCGGCTCAAGGGCCCCCGGGCCCGCGGCGCGGTGCAGGATCTCGTGGCCGACGGCACGCTCGTCCCGGTCCGGGTCGCCGGCTGGGACCGGCCCGTCTACCTCGACGCCCAGGCCGACCTGCCCCGGCGGGCGACGGGCCGGGCGCTGCTGAGCCCGTTCGACCCGCTGGTCTTCGAGCGCCGCCGGCTCGAGGAGCTGTTCGGGCTGCGGTACCGGATCGAGATCTACGTGCCCGAGGCGCAGCGGGTGCACGGCTACTACGTGCTGCCGTTCCTGCGCGGCGAGCGGCTGGCGGCGCTCGTGGACCTGAAGGCCGACCGGGGCGCGGGGCTGCTGCGGGTGCATGCGGCGCACGAGCCGCCAGGTGGCGCGGGGGAGGCGCACGGCGAGGAGGGACCCGCCGCCGTCGCGGCCGACCTCGCGGTCGAGCTCCGGCTGCTGGCGGGCTGGCTCGGGCTGGAGGACGTGGTGGTGGGGGACCGCGGCGGCGAGCCGAAGGGGTCGCTCGCGGGTGCGCTGACGGGCGCGCTCGCGGCGGGCTGA
- the aroA gene encoding 3-phosphoshikimate 1-carboxyvinyltransferase produces MQTPDAADWPAPTAAHPLDATVEVPGSKSLTNRYLVLAALADGPGRLRGALRSRDTLLMAQALRDLGTGIEDDPAAPGDWVVTPGASRGPATVDCGLAGTVMRFLPAVAALAGGPVRFDGDAGARVRPMGPVLAALRALGVTVSEHGEPGHLPFTVEGAGAVRGGAVDVDASGSSQFVSGLLLTAARFDEGLTLRHTGPTLPSLPHIEMTVAVLRDAGVVVDDSVPTGWRVEPGPVAARDVRVEPDLSNAAPFLCAALVAGGTVRVPGWPAATTQPGGLLPGILEQMGATTRLDGDVLAVSGTGTIHGVDLDLHAAGEIAPTIAAIAALADSPTRLRGIAHLRGHETDRLTALSAEITRLGGQAEQTADGLVITPRPLHGGTVRTYADHRMATFGALLGLAVPGVLVEDVATTAKTIPDFVGLWDGMLGGAAR; encoded by the coding sequence ATGCAGACACCCGACGCCGCCGACTGGCCCGCCCCCACGGCGGCGCACCCGCTGGACGCGACGGTCGAGGTCCCGGGCTCGAAGTCCCTGACGAACCGCTACCTCGTGCTCGCGGCCCTCGCCGACGGCCCGGGTCGGCTGCGCGGGGCGCTCCGCTCCCGCGACACGCTGCTCATGGCGCAGGCGCTGCGGGACCTCGGCACCGGCATCGAGGACGACCCGGCCGCGCCCGGCGACTGGGTGGTCACGCCCGGCGCCTCCCGGGGGCCGGCGACCGTGGACTGCGGCCTCGCCGGCACGGTCATGCGCTTCCTCCCCGCGGTCGCCGCGCTGGCCGGCGGGCCCGTCCGGTTCGACGGCGACGCCGGTGCCCGGGTCCGGCCGATGGGCCCCGTGCTCGCGGCCCTGCGCGCCCTGGGCGTCACCGTCTCGGAGCACGGCGAGCCGGGGCACCTGCCGTTCACCGTCGAGGGCGCGGGCGCCGTCCGCGGCGGCGCGGTGGACGTGGACGCGTCGGGGTCGTCGCAGTTCGTCTCCGGGCTGCTGCTGACGGCCGCCCGGTTCGACGAGGGCCTCACGCTCCGGCACACGGGCCCGACCCTGCCGAGCCTCCCGCACATCGAGATGACGGTGGCCGTGCTGCGCGACGCCGGGGTCGTCGTCGACGACTCCGTGCCGACGGGCTGGCGCGTCGAGCCCGGTCCCGTGGCCGCGCGCGACGTCCGCGTCGAGCCGGACCTGTCGAACGCCGCGCCCTTCCTGTGCGCCGCCCTCGTCGCCGGGGGGACCGTCCGGGTGCCGGGCTGGCCGGCGGCGACCACCCAGCCGGGCGGGCTGCTCCCGGGCATCCTCGAGCAGATGGGCGCGACCACCCGCCTCGACGGCGACGTGCTGGCCGTCAGCGGCACAGGCACGATCCACGGCGTCGACCTGGACCTGCACGCCGCCGGCGAGATCGCCCCGACGATCGCCGCGATCGCCGCCCTCGCCGACTCCCCCACCCGGCTGCGCGGCATCGCGCACCTGCGCGGGCACGAGACCGACCGGCTGACCGCCCTGTCCGCGGAGATCACGCGACTCGGCGGCCAGGCCGAGCAGACCGCGGACGGCCTGGTCATCACGCCGCGGCCGCTGCACGGCGGCACCGTCCGCACCTACGCCGACCACCGGATGGCGACGTTCGGGGCGCTGCTCGGCCTCGCGGTGCCCGGCGTGCTCGTCGAGGACGTCGCCACCACCGCGAAGACCATCCCCGACTTCGTCGGGCTGTGGGACGGCATGCTGGGCGGGGCCGCGCGATGA
- the rsgA gene encoding ribosome small subunit-dependent GTPase A produces MARRALDESDVRVRPSRRGSRPRTKTRPEHADAERALVTGVDRGRYTLLVDPDGPAERVAIAMKARELGRERVVPGDRVDLVGDTSGAAGSLARIVRIADRSTVLRRTADDTDPVERVIVANADQLVVVTALADPEPRTRMIDRCVVAAYDAGMDVLLALTKADLADPAELRALYEPIGVRVVVTRLDGDDVSGLDAVREALACRASVLVGHSGVGKSTLVNALVPDAARATGVVNDVTGRGRHTSTSAVALRVPGPAGTWVIDTPGVRSFGLAHVDPDHLLGAFADLAEVAEECPRGCSHAADAPDCALDDWVAAADDDETRDARAARVDSFRRLLVSRTGAADAGSAAGAAG; encoded by the coding sequence GTGGCGCGCCGGGCGCTCGACGAGTCGGACGTGCGGGTCCGGCCGAGCCGGCGCGGCTCGCGCCCCCGGACCAAGACCCGCCCGGAGCACGCCGACGCCGAGCGGGCCCTCGTCACCGGCGTCGACCGGGGCCGGTACACGCTGCTCGTCGACCCCGACGGCCCGGCCGAGCGGGTCGCGATCGCCATGAAGGCGCGCGAGCTCGGCCGCGAGCGCGTCGTGCCGGGCGACCGGGTGGACCTGGTCGGCGACACCTCGGGGGCGGCGGGCTCCCTGGCCCGGATCGTGCGGATCGCCGACCGGTCGACCGTGCTGCGCCGGACCGCCGACGACACCGACCCCGTCGAGCGCGTCATCGTCGCGAACGCCGACCAGCTCGTCGTCGTCACCGCGCTCGCGGACCCCGAACCGCGCACCCGGATGATCGACCGCTGCGTCGTCGCCGCGTACGACGCCGGCATGGACGTGCTGCTCGCGCTCACCAAGGCCGACCTCGCCGACCCGGCGGAGCTGCGCGCGCTGTACGAGCCGATCGGGGTGCGCGTCGTCGTCACCCGGCTCGACGGCGACGACGTCTCCGGGCTCGACGCGGTCCGCGAGGCGCTGGCCTGCCGGGCGTCCGTGCTGGTCGGGCACTCCGGCGTCGGCAAGTCCACGCTGGTGAACGCGCTGGTGCCCGACGCCGCCCGGGCCACCGGCGTGGTGAACGACGTCACCGGCCGCGGCCGGCACACCTCGACCTCCGCGGTCGCGCTCCGGGTGCCCGGGCCCGCCGGCACCTGGGTCATCGACACCCCCGGCGTGCGGTCCTTCGGGCTCGCGCACGTGGACCCGGACCACCTGCTCGGGGCGTTCGCCGACCTCGCGGAGGTCGCCGAGGAGTGCCCGCGCGGCTGCTCGCACGCCGCCGACGCGCCCGACTGCGCCCTCGACGACTGGGTGGCCGCCGCGGACGACGACGAGACCCGGGACGCCCGCGCCGCGCGGGTCGACTCGTTCCGCCGGCTGCTCGTCAGCCGCACGGGCGCGGCGGACGCGGGGAGCGCGGCGGGCGCGGCGGGCTGA